aagaaaactaaaaaacagatatttatagATGAATTACTaatgaacaaacacatgaatgctTCATTTATGTATGTCTATGTAATCCTATGTAAAGCCgtggaaaaaaattaagattaaaaaattaaattttccatttaatcagcatttctagatgttttgtggCCATTCTAGCCCAGTGTCTATTGATATTGACTTAATAAGCCTCAGTAgggacaaagtcatccaacaataatgttaaaaactgaacataaaaactgtgataatAATCAAGGTTATCGAGTTTTGAACCTTTCCTGAACACATGTAGAAATATAACTGTTTTTGTACTTCctaaaagtaaatattaacttgttttctgtGTAAAATTTGAGGTCTGATAAAATACagaacatattttctgttattttgacccgattctccagttttcattttctataaatatatccaaatagaaacaaaattatttgagatttgggagaaatattgttagtagtttaacagaatgaaacaaaaatgatcattttatacCAGTATTTTACCTCATAAGAGCTTGGCAGCTTCAATTTTACACAGAGGAACTTCTTAATGGTTCCCACTGTAACACGAGTGGAGCAACGGATGAATTTCTTCATTAAACCCTGTTGCAAAGAGACAAGTAACAAGttgtaaacacacatacatgcatccAAACATATACAGGCCATGTGAAGCGGCCCCCAAAGGAGATTTCTGAAAACTTTTGTCATACATTAAAATGCCTTTGTATTTAATGCCTGCATTAAATACAAAGAATCAAAGAGGCATTTGCAAACAAATAACGCTAGTGTTTTTCTCAGAATGATCttaacttttttaacaatttctGCAATTATGTTAAATGCATACATCAACATAAACATTACTGCGCATgagcacttttgtgaccccaactgaacttccggtacagTTTTACAAACAATATAGTGCCTGAAAATTATTTCTGACTACAATctaaagaaaccgagaagaactgttacttggctaaacttcattattttgaatttcaaaatatttcgAATTTAGACTCCGATACCGAGCTCAAAAGCAAGATGTCAATACACCAtgtggtttgtttaaatgcaaaacaactactgtttgtttgtctttcctAATTAGCGTTCCTGTGGCTCattggttagagcatggcactatcaatgccaaggtcatgggttcgatcagggattgcacatattcagaaacaaaaatgtataatacaatataatgtaagttggtttggataaaagtctgccaaatgcataaatgtaaatgtaattacaaTACATGCCTCATTAATGATAGTTTGTTGTctaatcaaaatacatttttgcacatGGCACAAGTGTTCAAGCACTTTTAGAGAGCTAAAATATTCAACTATGTCGTCTCAATGCACCTTTACTATGCTTTCTCCAGACTGGCCATTGTTTCGCAGACAGTCCAGACAAATAGCGATCTGAGGATCACTTCTGTGGTAGTCTCCACCCTTTCCATCATCTTCCTCTTCGTCGCTCAAGCAAGGCTTCTTAGCCCTAGGGCCATCTAGAAAGCACATGAAATCTagatttttaaacagtattaatAATGGTGATGTTTTATAATAGTAATGTTGTTTGTGACTTTGTCTGTAAGTATAGATCTCATGCGTCTAtacatgtttaacatgtttaactgttttaaatgtaccTGCTCCATTtgatttgagtttattttttctCCAAAACTCACTTTCCTGTTGTTCTTCCTctagtaaataaacacaatcattTAAAGACAGCACATTAAGAATCACTTTATGAATTTAGGAACTCTTACTAACCAAGACACAACTGCAGTACAATCTGTGTTTAATTACTGAATATCAATATCTTAATATGAACATCAGTGCTGTGTCCAATATAGCTTCTGGAAATCTGTATGTGCGAATATTTTACCGTCTCTTAGTCCAGGCACCAGCTTGAAGATAATCTCTTCTAAGGTTTTATCTAGTCTGCGAAAAGAAAAGTCAGGAAaccataaaaaacacacatgaagtGTTTACCTAATCGGTGTGTACGAAAGAGTGTGTATGGGTACCTCAGCATCTCTAAGGGGTTGGTTTCATGGACCTGTATTCCACACTCCGGGCACTCATTGCTCTCTTCAAAATGCTGAACAATACAACTCTTACAAACTGCATggagaaaaagaagaaagacaaGGAGAAAAGGAACAGAATTAATGTCATAATAACCTGAAGATGTATtggaaatatttgaaatgaacCACACAAACACCCTGACTCCTGTCCACCCTGACATATGACCTATTACACCAACAGCAGGAGTGATTGGACaggaggaaaagagaaagagagtgggAAATGAATGACTTACAGGTGTGCAGGCATTCTGTGACAGCAGTGGGCTTGATCAAATATCCACAGCAAATTGCGCAGGTGATGTGCCGGTTGAAATCACGGACCAGGTGCTTTCGCTGGGTCGCCATCTCGACTCGAAGGTCACAGAGGTCGGGAGATCACAAGCTGGAGTTACGGCACAACCTGAGGTAGCCAGTGCGATTTCATTCTTGCCTCTGTTTCAAGGCAGTTGGAACACAAATCTGAAAGCATGTTTGTTCAGACAGTGACCctagttaaaaaaaagatatgatTGATCTGTGTTTAGGAGGAAACACTCAAATTCAACTTTCACATTACATTTCATGTCTCCTTTGTGCAAGCAAGGTGTGAAAGATGATTACACCACAAATTCGGTTTTAAAAGCAGACATGAGCTATACCCCTGAATCAGTAGAGAAAGTGAGTTCTTTTTCAGTCTGACAGCTTCTTGGAAAGTCCCTGTCAGAAGCTAAGAGTGTCCCATTTCAaccatttatttgaaatgttttctttggctTGATTTTAAAGTTGTGTGGTCACTGAATAACCACTAGATACAGCCAGGATACTGAGGTCATCTTAAGCGCACAACAAGGTATTGAAGACTATTTAACAGAATCATTTTGGTGCTTATTTACTCAAGCAACTCAGAAAAGCAGATTATCGAATAATATTTTTGTGGGTCAGCAATAAATCCTGTATACAGGTATGAAGATAATCACAGGTGCTGCCTTTAAACTTCATTGCAAGCATACATGCACTGTTACAATGTGGCCGAATCACATTTCTCGTGGTGACGTAAGCTCCGCGATGATCTCTTATTTACGTAATGTATATATGCACACAACAGGAAAACATCAGCTCACAAGCTGCTACGCGATTAAAATCAGGTGACACGGAACATCCGTTGCGAAAGCGACAATAAACCGACGACCTTTTCGCAAAAAGGTTTTCACAATCGCGCTGCGTATCACACGCGGTTACAGTCCCGTTATCTCATCAGAGCGAGCCGCGCGCACAGGCGTCAAAACTGCGTGACGTCATCTCCATGACAATTTCAACACATGGTAAGTTGAGCTCGTCTCGCGACGTCGTGTTCATATTCTATATTTACGTATCTGTCCACTCCACTAGAGCTGTGAAACGGTCACATAGCCACCGCGATACCACATGACACAATTTCTCCCCTCCCCaaactttacacacacactccgGTGCCCCCCGACGCGATAACGTAGCGCAGATTCCCACGTTCCATGGCCATCCGAAATACACTTACCGCTATGAATTCCTTTGCGTCGCTCAGTGCTGGGTTGGTATTAGAGGCTGAAAAAGCGTTTCGTTATGAGCTAAAAGAGTCACATCGTTACAGCCCGGCGGTGGATATAGCGCGTGCAGGCAGTGCGTGGCTGGTAAACTCGCGGCCGACACGGAACTGGCAGTAGCACGCGCAGAGAGGAGCGCTCGCGCAGGGAAGGGGCGGGGGACGCGCGAGCCTGTTTACCCCGTGATGTAACAGTTAGATGTATTAGCGAAGAGTTTAGAAGAGTTTCTTAACACACTTGACATTATcaagaaaaatgtcataaatagaTCAAAATCATGCTAGTGACAGGCACCGTCTTTTTACTCTGATAATATTCTCAcaagtaaacatatttataaaaatgccaaCATTAATGAAATAACACCCTTAAAAAAGCAGTTAAACAAGTTTAAAtaagtttattaaaaattataGTCCATACACATCCAGACAAAACATTTGTGGATTACTCAAAATCCGTATACAAGTAGCCTCGTTCTCCTCTTAAGGTTAACTCATTCTTTAAACTCCCTGGCTCATCTACTCCGATTtctttttatactgtatacacagGGTCGGATTAACACGGTGACGGGCCCACTGGGCACTAGACCAGTAGGGAGCCATTGGAAATtgaatgtgtatattttttatttagtttattttctcaataaaatagCGCTGAATATAGGCCTACTGTGGAATAAAGGTAGGGACGGATGATGACTTCAAAGGGTTACCGCCAAGGGCCCCCCTCCAACAATTTTTTCGTTTTTTCCTTTAGCTGCTCATTCACAGTTATACAAAGTGAAAGTTAAGAtgataatgaatattaaaaccatTCTCGATCTGCCTCAAATGCCTGCACTcttctaaaaaaaatctatacagGGTTTATAGAAGTATAATTATAGCTACACAGTGAAAAATCTCAATTCTCACCATAAAAGCCCCGTTGACACATGTCTGTAAACATCAAATTATCAAGCAAAATATTCAGAACGCAATGCAAATGTGCTGTTATTCAATTCATAAGTTAAAGTTACACAAAAATATGTGTTGCAATGATTTgttgattatttcattttttacagggtaTACACAGAGGCCTTGtatatgcactgtaaaaaataaaccgTACATTTTACGGTAAAAAactggcagctgtggttgccagaaCTTAACCGTCAAAAAGACGGTTGCACCGTTATTAGTAGTACAGGATTTCACCCACTTTTACAGTtcttaattgtcttttttacaGTTCATTACTGTCCGATTTACTTGTTTATGCCgtaataaaaactgtttattccAGTCAAATTCCAGGGTTTACATTGTATTAATTACGGTTCATGactatattttttacagttcatAACAGTCCAATTTACTTGTTTATGCTGTTCTTAAAACAGCTTATAACTGTCAAATTCCAGGGTTTACATTGTATTAATTACGGTTCATGACTATCTTTTTTACAGTTCATAACAGTCCAATTTACTTGTTTATGCTGTTCTTAAAACAGCTTATAACTGTCACATTCCAgggtttacattgttttatttacggTTCATAACCATCTTTGTTACAGTTCAGCACAGTCTAATTTAAAGTTTGTTGTTATAATTACAGTTAAACCCTATAATTATTTGCTAAACATTCAGATTTAACCTTTAAGAAACTAATATATAACTGTTATActaattcataaatatcttacaTTTACTAACCTaaatcaaatcatcaaaactCATCAAAATCTATAAAAGACAAAGACATCACTGTGGTcccatttttaataaagtctggcaggcatttaaaacaacaaatgacaGCCTTTTCTGTTAATGTGTGGTTCAATTAAGGTCAGTCAGTCCAATGCATTAAAATCATTTACCTAACTAAGCTCAGTTCAAAATGAGCATGTTTCAGAAAAGTTAACAtgaacatttacagtataaaaaagtaGAATGCAGCACAACACAAGTGCTTACAGAGTTGATTATATGACTAAACTTgcattaacaatgaacattccAATGTTTAAGtgacagttaacccaaaaatagatcatttactcacccctcctgccatgtcaaacctgtatatatttatttgttctgctaagcACAAAGGAttatatttgcaagaatgtcaGTTATCAAAAAGATCTGCTCCACCATTggctcccatagtatttattttccctgtcATGGCAATAAATGAGGGATaaagtctgtttggttactgacattctcaCAAATATAGCTTCCttttgttcaaccgaacaaagacatttatacaggtttgggacaacctgagggtgagtaaatgatggaagaatttaaattttgggatgaactatccatTGAGAGAGTATCAACTTTGAAACAGTCTGAAGACCACCTTTACGAAGTCTCTCGCCATTCATGGTCAGAAAGGTCAGAGATTAGGGTGAATACTCTTGGGTTGACTAGGAGtcgctttttgtttttcttttccaccACCTTTGTTCCCTTCTCCGGATTGATGAGGAAAAAAcaccttgaaaaaaaaaacatttgcaactCTGTAAATGAAGCCACACTGAAATTAATCTCCCCACCTGAGTCTCTTTACATACCTTTGCAGGAATTCGAGAACTGACGCCAGTTCTGTAGGGTAGTGAATGTTGAAGCTGTAATAACTGCCCAACATTAGGCAAACAGCAGAGATGAAAGAAGTGATATTATCATTCACAATCTTGCGGTCCACAGCAAGCATGAAATGGACAGCAGCATAGCAGGAGGGTCCTGTagataaatgtaatatacatagtTATGAACAAGTAAGATAATTctgtatttacatatttgtcAAGAATATCATACAAAATCTTGTTTCTGTAGTACTGCCCTGAAATAACTATTtcacataatatattttataaatattggaAATAACCCAGATATATagtttagatttatttaaactGAGTTATTAATCTGTGTTGTtgaatatatgtaaaaaatatattatgtgaaacagtttgttttgtgcagaactaattaaaaactgaaatttgtATGATTTGTCTCATTTCTTAAACTGACTgatcaacaaaaatgaaaattgtctcatttcctcaccctcttgtcatttctaacctttatgactttcttctgcagtaaacaattttaaagaatgttgttaactggcccccattcacgtgttggttttgtggccatacaatagaaatgaatgggcgCCACAGCTGTTACTTGTGTatgtataatttgtatttaaatgatctccttttgtgttctgcagagcaAAGTTATTACATAAAAcgataagagggtgagtaaattatggcagaattttcttttgtggctgaactatcactttaatctcCATCATTATTCCTACTCTGAAAGGGAAATGTCAATTTATAAACTTAACTTTATAGTTCAACCTTTAATA
The sequence above is drawn from the Triplophysa dalaica isolate WHDGS20190420 chromosome 15, ASM1584641v1, whole genome shotgun sequence genome and encodes:
- the pcgf5a gene encoding polycomb group RING finger protein 5-A isoform X1; this translates as MATQRKHLVRDFNRHITCAICCGYLIKPTAVTECLHTFCKSCIVQHFEESNECPECGIQVHETNPLEMLRLDKTLEEIIFKLVPGLRDEEEQQESEFWRKNKLKSNGADGPRAKKPCLSDEEEDDGKGGDYHRSDPQIAICLDCLRNNGQSGESIVKGLMKKFIRCSTRVTVGTIKKFLCVKLKLPSSYELDVLCNGEIMGKDHTLEFIYRTRWRLQGESVSAYPMVLEYRPRIDFG
- the pcgf5a gene encoding polycomb group RING finger protein 5-A isoform X2 encodes the protein MATQRKHLVRDFNRHITCAICCGYLIKPTAVTECLHTFCKSCIVQHFEESNECPECGIQVHETNPLEMLRLDKTLEEIIFKLVPGLRDEEEQQESEFWRKNKLKSNGADGPRAKKPCLSDEEEDDGKGGDYHRSDPQIAICLDCLRNNGQSGESIVKGLMKKFIRCSTRVTVGTIKKFLCVKLKLPSSYELDVLCNGEIMGKDHTLEFIYRTRWRLQGESAYPMVLEYRPRIDFG